Proteins encoded together in one Pantoea sp. CCBC3-3-1 window:
- the bioC gene encoding malonyl-ACP O-methyltransferase BioC, translating to MTLRVNKHAVAQAFGRAAQSYNQHAELQRLCGEKLASYAARQQGLNVLDAGCGPGWFSQRWRSAGNRVTALDLSSAMLAQAREENTADDYQQGDIEALPFAGGRFDLCWSNLAVQWCDDLRLALKELRRVTRPGGQVLFSTLAAGSLSEMHIAWRSLDLPAPVNRFLPTEAIHQAGQPFGLRLEQQTLTLAFADVLSALKSLKGIGATHLHEGRSGGLSRRHLHQLAQHWPRDDRGYLLSYQLVYGVINCE from the coding sequence ATGACGCTAAGGGTTAATAAACATGCCGTTGCTCAAGCTTTTGGCCGGGCAGCGCAAAGCTATAACCAGCATGCGGAACTACAGCGTCTGTGTGGCGAAAAGCTGGCATCTTATGCGGCGCGTCAGCAGGGACTGAATGTTCTGGACGCCGGCTGCGGTCCGGGCTGGTTCAGCCAGCGCTGGCGCAGCGCGGGCAATCGGGTTACGGCGCTGGATTTATCTTCTGCCATGCTGGCGCAGGCGCGTGAAGAGAACACCGCCGATGATTATCAGCAGGGCGACATCGAAGCGCTGCCGTTTGCCGGCGGGCGGTTCGATCTGTGCTGGAGCAATCTGGCCGTGCAGTGGTGTGACGATTTGCGTCTGGCGCTGAAAGAACTGCGGCGCGTCACCCGACCTGGCGGACAGGTGCTGTTCTCGACGCTGGCGGCCGGATCGCTTAGTGAGATGCATATCGCCTGGCGCTCGCTGGATCTGCCTGCACCGGTCAACCGTTTTCTCCCGACGGAGGCTATTCACCAGGCGGGCCAGCCTTTTGGATTACGTCTTGAACAACAAACGTTAACGCTCGCTTTTGCCGACGTGCTCAGCGCCCTGAAATCGCTAAAGGGCATCGGCGCGACGCATCTGCACGAGGGGCGTAGCGGTGGCCTGAGCCGTCGGCATTTACATCAGCTGGCGCAGCACTGGCCGCGTGATGACCGTGGCTATCTGCTCAGCTATCAACTGGTTTATGGAGTAATAAATTGTGAGTAA
- the bioD gene encoding dethiobiotin synthase → MSKRWFITGTDTEVGKTVASTALLQAAKAAGFCSVGYKPVASGCEVTEAGVRNSDALALQRNSVLTLPYETVNPLAFVEPTSPHIVSAEEGRPITFSQLSAGLATLSSQSDWVLTEGAGGWFTPLSETTTFAEWVQLEQLPVVLVVGVKLGCINHAMLTAQAIQASGLRLAGWIANDIQPRGKRHQEYMATLTQRLPAPLLGEIPYLHDGKDFDHLGQYLRLPE, encoded by the coding sequence GTGAGTAAGCGTTGGTTTATCACCGGCACGGATACGGAAGTCGGTAAAACCGTAGCCAGTACCGCACTGTTACAGGCAGCGAAAGCGGCAGGGTTTTGCAGCGTAGGGTACAAGCCGGTCGCTTCCGGGTGTGAGGTGACGGAAGCGGGCGTGCGTAATAGCGATGCGCTGGCTTTACAGCGTAACAGCGTGCTGACGCTGCCGTATGAAACGGTTAACCCGTTGGCCTTCGTCGAGCCCACTTCGCCGCATATCGTCAGTGCGGAGGAAGGCAGACCGATTACCTTTTCCCAGCTTTCGGCGGGGCTGGCAACGCTGAGTAGCCAGTCTGACTGGGTACTGACCGAAGGCGCAGGCGGCTGGTTTACACCGCTTTCTGAAACCACCACCTTTGCCGAATGGGTACAGCTGGAACAGCTGCCGGTGGTGCTGGTGGTTGGGGTGAAACTGGGCTGTATCAATCATGCCATGCTGACGGCGCAGGCAATTCAGGCCAGCGGACTGCGTCTGGCGGGCTGGATTGCAAACGACATCCAGCCCCGGGGCAAGCGGCATCAGGAATATATGGCTACCCTGACGCAGCGTTTGCCTGCACCGCTGCTGGGCGAAATCCCTTATCTGCACGACGGTAAAGATTTCGACCACTTAGGGCAGTATCTGCGCCTGCCTGAATAG
- the bioF gene encoding 8-amino-7-oxononanoate synthase, translating to MGWQRISLALAERRAKGQFRQRRVTDQGNARLLQVDGRRYLNFSANDYLGLSHHPQVITAWQQGAERYGVGAGGSGHVTGYSVPHQEFEHQLADWLGYPRALLFISGFAANQAVIGAMLAKDDRIFADKLAHASLLEAASLSPATLRRFAHNQPESLSKLLAGKGGEGETLVVTEGVFSMDGDSAPLAKLHQLTHQHHGWLMVDDAHGIGTVGEEGRGSCWQQQVKPELLVVTFGKAFGLSGAAVLCSEEIADYLLQFARHLIYSTAMPPAQACALQAALTCVRQGDELRQRLQQNIQQFRQGAAECGLKTLASTTAIQPLIVGDEVRALELAENLREQGCWVTAIRPPTVPPGTARLRITLSAAHLPADIQRLLEVLDDAKG from the coding sequence ATGGGCTGGCAACGAATCAGCCTGGCGCTTGCAGAGCGTCGGGCCAAAGGCCAGTTCCGTCAGCGCCGCGTCACTGACCAGGGGAACGCCCGCCTGTTGCAGGTAGATGGACGGCGCTACCTTAACTTTTCCGCCAACGACTATCTGGGCCTCAGCCACCATCCTCAGGTAATAACCGCCTGGCAACAGGGTGCGGAACGTTATGGTGTGGGCGCAGGGGGATCGGGACACGTAACCGGCTATAGCGTACCTCATCAGGAATTTGAACATCAGCTGGCCGACTGGCTGGGCTATCCGCGCGCGCTGCTGTTTATCTCAGGATTTGCCGCTAACCAGGCGGTGATCGGCGCCATGCTGGCGAAAGACGATCGCATCTTTGCCGACAAGCTTGCCCATGCTTCACTGCTGGAGGCAGCCTCGCTCAGCCCGGCCACGCTGCGTCGCTTTGCGCATAATCAGCCCGAGTCGCTCTCAAAGCTGCTGGCAGGCAAAGGGGGAGAGGGCGAGACGCTGGTGGTAACGGAAGGCGTATTCAGCATGGATGGCGACAGCGCGCCGCTGGCCAAACTGCATCAGTTAACGCATCAACACCATGGCTGGCTGATGGTGGATGATGCGCACGGTATCGGGACGGTTGGCGAAGAGGGCCGTGGCAGCTGCTGGCAACAGCAGGTGAAGCCCGAACTGCTGGTTGTTACCTTTGGCAAGGCCTTCGGACTGAGCGGCGCGGCGGTGTTATGCAGCGAAGAGATCGCCGACTATCTGCTTCAGTTTGCTCGCCATCTGATTTACAGCACCGCGATGCCGCCGGCTCAGGCCTGCGCGTTGCAGGCGGCCTTGACCTGCGTTCGTCAGGGCGACGAGTTGCGTCAGCGCCTGCAACAAAATATTCAGCAGTTCCGTCAGGGCGCCGCTGAATGCGGGCTGAAAACCCTCGCATCCACGACCGCGATTCAGCCACTGATTGTTGGCGACGAGGTGCGAGCACTTGAGCTTGCGGAAAACCTGCGCGAGCAGGGCTGCTGGGTCACGGCAATCCGTCCGCCAACCGTGCCGCCAGGCACCGCCCGTCTGCGCATCACCCTGAGCGCGGCGCATCTGCCCGCTGATATCCAACGGCTGCTGGAGGTGCTCGATGACGCTAAGGGTTAA